In Lysinibacillus sp. FSL M8-0337, the following proteins share a genomic window:
- a CDS encoding TIGR00366 family protein yields MANLQENQNIEEPKIKGINAFVLMFIIILVMSVLTYIIPAGQYDRVEINGRMVVDPESFHYIDSSPVGFLEIFNSVHLGMLEGASIILFVFLFGGALGIMQKTGAIDSFIKVMASKFGKKEYVLIPILILIFASLGTLIGSAEDTLVYISIIIPLTMALGMDAITGFAIVMLGTLATGFTSGITNPFNIGVAQTIAELPIYSGMSYRIIVFVVFYLLTVIYIIRHAKKVKEDPAKGIYGKFKREDTVELSLDFKMSGRHLLALLVLLANFVALIVGVIKFQWYISEIGGVFLLSSIIMSVICKMSPNQMAEGFISGARDMVEGALIIGFAQTILVITTSGGLIDTILHFVANAVSVLPASINAVGMFLLQLCLNFLVPSGSGQAALTMPIMTPLADLIGVTRQTAVLAFQFGDGISNMVIPTSGVLLAGLAIAGIPFSKWFKWVFPYFVIQTTLAIMLLIIAHVMNYGPF; encoded by the coding sequence ATGGCAAATCTACAAGAGAATCAGAATATTGAAGAGCCGAAAATCAAGGGGATTAATGCGTTTGTTTTAATGTTTATTATTATTTTAGTTATGAGTGTCCTTACGTATATTATTCCAGCTGGTCAGTATGATCGAGTTGAGATAAACGGACGTATGGTTGTAGACCCTGAATCATTTCACTATATAGATTCGAGTCCAGTCGGTTTCCTTGAAATATTCAATAGTGTCCATTTAGGGATGCTAGAAGGCGCTTCTATTATTTTATTTGTTTTTTTATTTGGGGGCGCACTTGGTATTATGCAAAAGACGGGAGCAATTGATTCATTTATTAAAGTAATGGCTTCTAAGTTTGGTAAGAAGGAGTACGTGTTAATTCCGATTCTGATATTAATCTTTGCTAGTTTAGGAACATTAATCGGTTCAGCAGAGGATACACTTGTATATATTTCCATCATTATTCCATTAACGATGGCTCTTGGAATGGACGCCATTACAGGATTTGCAATTGTCATGCTAGGGACATTAGCAACTGGCTTTACATCGGGCATTACCAATCCATTTAACATCGGCGTTGCTCAAACGATAGCTGAACTGCCAATATATTCAGGCATGTCTTATCGCATTATTGTATTTGTTGTTTTTTATCTTTTAACAGTAATTTATATTATTCGACACGCAAAAAAAGTGAAAGAAGATCCAGCGAAAGGAATCTATGGAAAGTTTAAGAGAGAAGATACTGTGGAACTATCGTTAGACTTTAAAATGAGTGGTCGTCATTTATTGGCTTTGCTTGTGTTGTTAGCGAATTTTGTTGCATTAATTGTCGGGGTTATTAAGTTTCAATGGTATATCAGTGAAATTGGTGGCGTATTCTTATTAAGCAGTATCATTATGTCAGTAATTTGTAAAATGAGTCCAAATCAAATGGCTGAAGGCTTTATTTCAGGAGCTAGAGATATGGTGGAGGGCGCTTTAATTATTGGCTTTGCTCAAACAATCCTCGTTATTACGACATCGGGTGGCTTAATTGATACAATTTTACATTTTGTAGCGAATGCAGTCAGTGTATTACCTGCTTCTATTAATGCAGTAGGTATGTTCTTACTACAACTGTGTTTAAATTTCTTAGTTCCATCAGGTAGTGGACAAGCTGCTTTAACAATGCCCATTATGACACCGTTAGCTGATTTAATTGGCGTAACAAGACAGACAGCCGTATTGGCTTTCCAGTTTGGAGATGGTATTTCAAATATGGTGATTCCTACAAGTGGTGTTTTGTTAGCAGGTTTAGCAATCGCAGGCATTCCATTTTCCAAATGGTTTAAATGGGTTTTCCCATACTTCGTTATTCAAACGACGTTAGCCATTATGTTATTAATTATTGCACACGTTATGAATTATGGACCGTTTTAA